The following proteins come from a genomic window of Roseofilum capinflatum BLCC-M114:
- a CDS encoding MBL fold metallo-hydrolase gives MSQSDPSVPVVKPVSSADHTESFVPSPLTLKFWGVRGDIPTPGEQTVRYGGNTSCVTLETPKHFLIFDAGTGVRVLGKYLLSRMPVEAHLFLSHCQWDRIQGFPFFVPAFIPINRFYVYGSSAVNGDSMRQRLKEQMQPPNFPVPIDIMGSELNFRDIDPGEVLKLEGMDVHTCCLNPINQTLGYRVHYHNQIVVYATDIEAHTDQLDPNLIELAQEADVLIYDTHTWMIDEEGAKDNPQPKDWNWKSGIEVAQKAGVKQLVMFHHDPRYTDDSLDQIERQIQAVFPQGQLAREGMEIVVN, from the coding sequence ATGTCACAATCCGATCCCTCAGTTCCTGTTGTCAAACCCGTATCCAGTGCGGATCATACGGAATCCTTTGTTCCGTCTCCCTTAACCCTGAAATTCTGGGGGGTTCGAGGTGATATACCTACACCTGGTGAACAAACCGTCCGCTACGGTGGCAATACTTCCTGTGTGACCCTAGAAACCCCTAAGCATTTTTTGATTTTTGATGCTGGCACAGGGGTTCGCGTTTTAGGTAAATATCTCTTAAGTCGGATGCCTGTAGAAGCTCATTTGTTTCTGTCCCATTGCCAGTGGGATCGGATTCAGGGCTTTCCGTTTTTTGTGCCCGCATTTATTCCCATCAATCGATTTTATGTGTATGGCTCTTCCGCCGTTAATGGGGACTCCATGAGACAGCGCCTCAAGGAACAAATGCAACCGCCCAACTTTCCTGTGCCCATTGACATTATGGGATCGGAGCTGAACTTTCGCGATATCGATCCGGGGGAGGTGCTGAAGTTAGAAGGGATGGACGTTCATACCTGCTGTTTGAACCCCATTAACCAAACCTTGGGCTATCGCGTTCACTATCACAATCAAATTGTGGTCTACGCTACAGATATCGAAGCCCATACCGATCAACTCGATCCGAACTTGATTGAGTTAGCCCAGGAAGCGGATGTACTGATTTATGATACTCATACCTGGATGATTGATGAGGAAGGGGCGAAGGATAATCCTCAACCGAAAGATTGGAATTGGAAAAGCGGTATTGAGGTGGCACAAAAAGCTGGGGTGAAGCAGTTGGTAATGTTTCACCACGATCCCCGTTATACAGATGATTCTTTGGATCAGATTGAACGACAAATCCAGGCGGTGTTTCCCCAGGGTCAATTAGCCCGTGAAGGGATGGAAATTGTGGTCAATTAA
- a CDS encoding inorganic diphosphatase, with the protein MDLSLIPAQPKPDLLNVLIEITAGSQNKYEYDKDLQAFALDRVLYSSVHYPYDYGFIPNTLADDGDPLDGMVMMDEPTFPGCVIAARPIGMLEMIDGGDRDEKILCVPDKDPRYSSVKSLKDVAPHKLDEIGEFFKTYKNLEKKAVEILGWKDVDQVLPLVEQCVKAGAK; encoded by the coding sequence TTGGATTTATCACTCATTCCCGCTCAACCCAAACCGGACTTATTAAACGTATTGATCGAAATCACAGCCGGAAGCCAGAATAAGTACGAATATGATAAGGATTTACAAGCCTTTGCCCTAGACCGAGTATTGTATTCCTCTGTCCACTATCCCTATGATTATGGATTTATTCCCAATACCCTAGCCGATGATGGCGATCCTCTTGATGGTATGGTCATGATGGATGAACCGACCTTTCCTGGATGTGTGATTGCGGCACGACCGATTGGGATGCTAGAAATGATTGATGGCGGCGATCGCGATGAAAAAATTCTCTGCGTTCCCGATAAAGACCCCCGGTATAGCAGTGTCAAATCACTCAAAGACGTTGCTCCCCATAAACTCGATGAAATTGGCGAATTCTTCAAGACTTATAAAAATCTGGAGAAGAAAGCCGTGGAAATTCTCGGTTGGAAAGATGTTGATCAAGTCTTACCCTTAGTCGAGCAATGTGTCAAAGCGGGTGCTAAATAA
- a CDS encoding ABA4-like family protein: MMLDWLFNGANLFVLPFWTLMIVLPNWGGTRWVMKSFLPFVALVALYVYLLVGTIDGESAAALANPQLADLARLFANPQATATGWVHFLVMDLFVGRWIYWEGQRTGVWTIHSLILCLFAGPIGLLSHILTQTLSERFLSQSSESRTPEMS; the protein is encoded by the coding sequence ATGATGCTCGATTGGTTATTTAACGGCGCAAACCTCTTTGTGCTGCCTTTTTGGACATTGATGATTGTCTTACCCAATTGGGGGGGCACTCGATGGGTAATGAAGTCATTCCTGCCCTTTGTGGCTCTAGTCGCTCTATATGTCTATCTTCTAGTGGGCACAATTGACGGAGAATCGGCGGCTGCTTTAGCCAATCCCCAATTAGCCGATTTAGCTCGGTTATTTGCCAATCCCCAGGCAACGGCAACCGGTTGGGTGCATTTCCTGGTAATGGACTTATTTGTGGGACGCTGGATTTATTGGGAAGGACAACGAACCGGAGTTTGGACGATTCACTCCCTGATCCTCTGTTTGTTTGCCGGGCCCATAGGTTTGCTCTCCCATATCCTGACCCAAACCCTCAGTGAGCGATTCTTAAGCCAATCTTCAGAATCAAGGACTCCAGAAATGAGTTAA